The following are from one region of the Ruficoccus sp. ZRK36 genome:
- a CDS encoding CerR family C-terminal domain-containing protein, which translates to MKKSPRKSPTPRTLPRREDGMETRARLMRAAGMIFAQEGYQAASLRAICQSANANLGAVRYYFGGKEALYRETLFSTYRDLTERGSIADMDVSGPPDEALRLFTRSFIVSLMQRRRDYPYLPAMMMRELALPTNVFDELVREVFLPIRLKLSGIVGRLLEKKAPTAQIEETANRIVLLVIQFALCRPLLERFPGKIPEKPAEIEAMAERVFTFIMHGINPRP; encoded by the coding sequence ATGAAAAAAAGTCCACGAAAATCCCCCACTCCCCGCACGCTTCCCCGGCGTGAGGACGGGATGGAAACGCGGGCCCGCCTGATGCGCGCCGCAGGGATGATTTTCGCCCAGGAGGGCTATCAGGCAGCGAGCCTGCGCGCGATCTGCCAGAGCGCGAACGCCAACCTTGGGGCGGTACGCTACTACTTCGGCGGTAAGGAGGCCCTCTACCGTGAGACCCTTTTCAGCACCTACCGTGACCTGACGGAGCGCGGCTCAATCGCCGACATGGACGTATCCGGCCCACCCGACGAAGCCCTGCGATTGTTCACCCGCAGCTTCATCGTTTCGCTGATGCAGCGCCGCCGGGACTACCCCTATCTGCCCGCCATGATGATGCGCGAGCTCGCCCTGCCCACCAATGTTTTTGACGAACTCGTGCGGGAGGTCTTTCTGCCTATCCGCCTAAAACTCTCCGGCATCGTAGGTCGTCTGCTCGAAAAAAAAGCCCCCACTGCGCAGATCGAGGAAACCGCTAACCGCATCGTACTGCTGGTCATCCAGTTCGCCCTCTGCCGTCCGCTCCTGGAGCGCTTCCCCGGCAAAATCCCCGAGAAGCCTGCCGAGATCGAGGCCATGGCCGAGCGCGTCTTTACCTTTATCATGCACGGGATCAATCCCCGCCCCTGA
- a CDS encoding efflux transporter outer membrane subunit yields MQKTRFLLPLASAFSALLIGGCMVGPDYDGVEPAPGTSMDWRGQTQEEYLSTEAVRPETRWWERFEDPELDRLVQVAMAGNFELAQAAANVQAAYARRGVVNAERLPSLDAEASYTAAGAGKKSATFNGPPPGMHGELFGAGAIAAWEVDLWGRVARLVESADADIEAARNAYHAAAVALAAETALAYIDVRTLDERLAALEQNIELQLKTLELTEERYDSGEGRLLDVSQARRLLERTRAERPRLEQARSQAENRLAALLGELPQDGLIGTGADELTLPEINGLGLPAQLLVRRPDVLEAEQGYAAAIARIGSAEAERFPRLTIAGSFTLQADDAANYFSPESFIYSIGPTLQLPIFEGGRITSNIAVRKSEADAARWKLEQTLVTAVREVEDAATGVVKAEARYGHMRDAYDAAALTVEQTQERYDAGMTDLFELTDSQRQLVEIEDSVLVARQQTFVQTVYLYRALGGGWAALDQMRPLETVPANAHLSLTEKTSDDTDHED; encoded by the coding sequence ATGCAAAAAACACGCTTTCTGCTCCCGCTCGCCAGTGCCTTTTCGGCTCTGCTGATTGGCGGCTGCATGGTCGGCCCCGACTATGATGGGGTCGAGCCAGCGCCCGGCACGTCGATGGACTGGCGCGGACAGACTCAGGAGGAGTATCTTTCCACGGAGGCGGTGAGGCCGGAGACGCGCTGGTGGGAGCGCTTCGAGGACCCGGAGCTGGACCGCCTTGTGCAGGTCGCGATGGCGGGAAACTTCGAGCTGGCGCAGGCGGCGGCGAATGTGCAGGCCGCTTATGCGCGGCGAGGCGTCGTCAATGCCGAGCGACTGCCCAGCCTCGATGCCGAGGCATCCTATACGGCCGCCGGTGCCGGGAAGAAGTCCGCGACTTTTAACGGCCCGCCCCCCGGCATGCATGGCGAGCTTTTCGGGGCCGGTGCTATCGCCGCCTGGGAGGTGGACCTGTGGGGGCGCGTCGCCCGCTTGGTTGAATCGGCCGATGCCGACATCGAGGCGGCCCGCAATGCTTACCATGCGGCGGCTGTTGCGCTGGCCGCCGAGACGGCGCTGGCCTACATCGATGTGCGGACACTGGATGAGCGACTGGCCGCACTGGAGCAAAATATCGAGCTGCAGCTGAAAACTCTGGAGCTGACCGAGGAGCGCTATGACAGCGGAGAGGGGCGGCTGCTTGATGTATCTCAGGCGCGACGGCTCCTGGAGCGCACCCGTGCTGAGCGGCCCCGCCTGGAGCAGGCTCGCTCGCAGGCGGAAAACCGCCTTGCCGCGCTTTTGGGAGAACTCCCGCAGGACGGCCTGATCGGGACCGGTGCGGACGAACTGACACTGCCGGAAATCAACGGCCTGGGCCTGCCCGCACAACTTCTGGTGAGGCGCCCCGACGTGCTCGAAGCCGAGCAGGGCTATGCGGCCGCTATCGCGCGTATCGGCTCAGCCGAGGCGGAGCGTTTCCCCCGCCTGACGATCGCCGGTTCCTTTACCCTGCAGGCGGATGATGCTGCTAACTATTTCAGTCCCGAGTCGTTTATCTACTCGATTGGGCCGACCCTGCAGCTCCCGATCTTTGAGGGGGGGCGCATCACCAGTAATATCGCGGTGCGCAAATCCGAGGCTGATGCCGCCCGCTGGAAGCTCGAGCAGACGCTCGTCACGGCGGTGCGGGAGGTCGAGGATGCTGCCACCGGCGTGGTCAAGGCCGAGGCCCGCTATGGACATATGCGCGACGCCTACGATGCCGCAGCGCTGACTGTCGAGCAGACGCAGGAGCGTTACGATGCCGGGATGACAGATCTATTCGAGCTGACGGATTCGCAGCGGCAGCTGGTTGAGATCGAGGACTCCGTGCTCGTCGCCCGGCAGCAGACCTTTGTGCAGACCGTTTACCTCTACCGCGCGCTCGGCGGGGGCTGGGCCGCGCTCGATCAGATGCGCCCGCTGGAGACCGTACCCGCCAACGCCCACCTGAGCCTTACCGAAAAAACTTCTGACGACACCGACCATGAAGATTAA
- a CDS encoding efflux RND transporter periplasmic adaptor subunit: protein MKIKPILAVLVLAGIGVGLWIWKPFATSDAENEHRIYGNVDIRISRLAFNESELITEMLVDEGDPVQAGQPLAKLRAERLEAQLSEARAQVATQQAVVNRLENGSRPQEIERARADMAAAQVRLDKAKNDFSRVEKTAKTGASSQREFDRIKALLDEAEADLIAREQTLDLAVEGPRQEVIDEARARLGALEDAVALLEIRVRDTVLYAPEDGVIETRYGEPGQMATPATPVLSLALNARKWVRAYLPEPLLGQVQPGQKVKVFSDSWPRQSFAGTVGFISPVAEFTPKTVETEELRTKLVYEVRVWVEDDENRLRLGMPVTVDLASAGEGTRR, encoded by the coding sequence ATGAAGATTAAACCCATTCTCGCCGTTCTCGTGCTCGCCGGTATTGGTGTGGGGCTCTGGATCTGGAAGCCCTTTGCCACGAGCGACGCTGAAAACGAGCACCGGATATACGGTAACGTGGACATCCGCATCTCGCGTCTGGCCTTTAACGAGTCCGAGCTCATCACCGAAATGCTGGTCGATGAGGGTGACCCGGTACAGGCCGGTCAACCCCTGGCCAAGCTGCGGGCCGAGCGGCTGGAAGCCCAGCTCTCCGAGGCCCGTGCGCAGGTGGCCACTCAACAGGCTGTGGTTAATCGTCTTGAGAATGGCTCCCGTCCGCAGGAGATAGAACGTGCTCGCGCAGACATGGCAGCGGCACAGGTACGACTGGATAAGGCCAAAAACGACTTTAGCCGGGTCGAGAAAACCGCGAAGACCGGGGCCAGCAGCCAGCGGGAGTTTGACCGCATTAAGGCGCTGCTCGATGAAGCGGAGGCGGACCTGATTGCTCGTGAGCAGACGCTCGACCTCGCGGTGGAGGGGCCGCGACAGGAGGTGATCGATGAAGCCCGCGCCCGTCTGGGTGCGCTGGAGGATGCGGTCGCGCTTTTGGAGATTCGCGTGCGCGACACAGTTCTGTATGCGCCGGAGGACGGTGTCATTGAAACTCGATACGGCGAGCCCGGCCAGATGGCCACGCCTGCCACGCCGGTACTTTCGCTCGCTCTGAATGCCCGCAAGTGGGTCCGTGCCTACCTGCCGGAGCCCTTGTTGGGACAAGTGCAGCCGGGCCAGAAGGTGAAGGTTTTTTCCGATTCCTGGCCGAGGCAGTCTTTCGCCGGCACGGTCGGCTTTATCTCGCCGGTGGCGGAGTTTACGCCGAAGACGGTAGAGACCGAGGAGCTGCGGACAAAGCTCGTCTATGAGGTACGCGTCTGGGTCGAGGATGACGAAAACCGCCTGCGGCTTGGCATGCCGGTGACGGTTGATCTCGCCTCGGCGGGGGAGGGCACCCGTCGCTAA